The following proteins are co-located in the Solanum pennellii chromosome 8, SPENNV200 genome:
- the LOC107028927 gene encoding uncharacterized protein LOC107028927: MLETQLCPTRVLSPFREESGDEELSVLPRHTKVIVTGNNRTKSVLLGLQGVVKKAVGLGGWHWLVLKNGVEVKLQRNALSVLEPPTGDEEEDDYDFDDSSSGSELGEKENHHFATGVVYRKVSKPRVRYTRPWALSGSQKTMNRGNCRDVETNYLQPRLNLAKLGTGSLWRYWRNFNLAHISPNPTKEQLLSAVQQHFSSQRVDEVQVVMEFIRAAKKLRSTDTH; the protein is encoded by the exons ATGCTGGAGACTCAGTTATGTCCTACTCGGGTGTTATCACCTTTCCGCGAAGAGAGTGGAGATGAGGAGTTGTCTGTACTTCCGAGGCATACCAAAGTTATTGTGACTGGAAACAATAGAACCAAGAGTGTTTTGCTGGGGCTTCAGGGAGTTGTCAAGAAGGCTGTTGGGCTTGGCGGTTGGCATTGGCTG GTCCTGAAAAATGGAGTGGAAGTAAAGCTACAAAGAAATGCTTTGAGTGTGCTTGAGCCTCCCACGGGGGATGAAGAAGAGGACGATTATGACTTTGATGACTCGAGCAGTGGTTCAGAACTTGGTGAAAAAGAAAACCATCACTTTG CTACTGGTGTCGTATACCGAAAAGTGAGCAAGCCTAGAGTTCGATATACAAGGCCATGGGCCTTATCTGGATCACAGAAGACAATGAACCGTGGCAATTGCAGAGACGTTGAAACTAACTATTTGCAACCG AGGTTGAACTTGGCAAAACTCGGAACTGGTTCATTATGGAGGTACTGGCGAAACTTCAACCTT GCACATATTAGCCCTAACCCAACAAAGGAACAACTACTTAGCGCTGTTCAGCAACACTTCTCGTCTCAG CGAGTTGACGAGGTACAAGTAGTGATGGAATTCATCCGCGCAGCCAAGAAACTAAGATCAACTGACACACATTGA